The genome window GGTGATCGGCGTGGATCAGGGCGATCCGCGCATGTTGACCAGTGCGCCTTATTATCGGTCAGGTTATGTATTCGTTTATCAGGCGGATAAAGCCGGCGCATTTCAGGATTGGAATAGTCCCGCTTTGAAAACGGCGCGTCGCATAGCCTTTATTCCCGATACGCCGCCGGACGTCATGCTGAAAAAAATCGGACGTTGGAACGACATGTTCAATTACATGCATTCGCTGGTCGATTACAAATCGCGGCGTAACCAGTATGTGAAATACGACCCTGAGCGCTTGGTCGGAGAAGTGGTTTCGGGTAAAGCCGAGGTAGCCGCCTTATGGGGGCCGGCTGCCGCGCGTTATGTAAAAAGCGCAGGCAAGCCGTTGGCAATGACCGTGATTCCGGACAACAACACGCGCATGGACGGCGAAAAAGTGCCGCATCACTACTCTACGGCTATCGGGGTGCGCAAGGATGAAAAAGCATTGCTGGAACAGATCGATCAGGCATTGATCAAGCGCAGTCAGGATATCGAAGCCTTGTTGAAACAGGAAGGCATCCCGTTGTTGCCGATCAATGAAGCCCCTCTTAAATAACAGGAAGACTATGAACAAAAAACCATTGGTGATTGCCGCATTGACGCTGGCGATCGCGGTCCCCGCCCTTGAAACCTGGGCTGAAGTGACTTTTCGTAACGCTGTCACCGGAGAAGTCCTGGATTTCTCCTTTGCTAAAGCAGGCGGCGATAGCGAAGCTTTCAAGAAATTCAAGGAAACCGGCAAAAACCCTTACAACGGCAACAAGGAAATAGCCGAAGGCAAGGGCCACAGCCTTTATCTTTCCGCCTGCTCCGGCTGTCACGGCCATGAAGCGGAAGGCAAGATCGGTCCCGGTCTGGCCGACGATTATTGGACCTACCCGCGCGCGACCATGGATGTGGGGCTGTTCGAAATTCTGTTCGGCGGCGCGCAAGGCTCGATGGGGCCGCAATACGGCAATTTGAATACCGATGAAATGTTGCAAGTCATGGCTTGGCTACGCTCCGTTTATAAGGGCGATCCGGCCAAGGCCGACTGGCTGAAATAAATCCAACGCAAGCAAAGGAGACTCCCAATGAATAATATTCACACCCTGAAACTGGCCGTTGCCGTTATTGCATCGGCACTGACGTTCAGCGCGCAGGCGTATGACGGCACCAACTGCAAAGCGCCCGGCAATTGCTGGGAAGCGAAGCCCGGCTACCCTGAGAAAGTGGCCAGTAGCAAATACGATCCCAAACACGACCCGGCTGAACTGAACAAACAGCAGGAGTCGATTAAAGCCATGGAGGCGCGTAATCAAAAGCGCGTGGACAATTTGAACAAAACCGGAAAATTCGTCTACAAAGTCGAAGACATCAAATAACGCCGTCTCGGGCGGAGCGTAAGCTCCGCCCTTCATGAACACTGGATGTTTCAATCTCTTTATGATTTCAGATAGCAGACTCGCCGATTTTCGGGCCACAGCCCTGGCGTTCGAAAATCACATACGCCAGGTGATTATTGGTCAGGACGGCGCAATCCGATTAATGACGATTGCCGTTTTTGCGCGTGGACATGTATTGCTGGAAGGGGGCGTGGGTGTCGGTAAAACCACGCTGCTGCGGGCAGTGGCGCGCGCTGTCGGCGGCGCATATGAACGTATCGAGGGTACCGTCGACCTGATGCCCAGCGATCTGATTTATTACACCTACCTGGACGAAAAGGGCAAGCCGGGCGTCTCTCCCGGCCCCTTGCTCAAGTACGGTGAAGGATTATCCACCTTCTTTTTTAATGAAATCAATCGCGCCAGACCGCAAGTGCATTCCCTGTTGTTGCGCGTGATGGCCGAACGCAGCATGACCGCGTTCAATCGTGAATTCGTTTTTCCGCATCTGCAAGTCTTCGCCGACCGCAATCGCGTGGAAAAGGAGGAAACCTTCGAACTCCCTGCCGCCGCCCGCGATCGCTTCATGATGGAAATACGGATAGAAGCGCCGACCGATCGGGTATTGCTGGATCGGCTGATGGTCGAGCCCAGGTTTCACCATATCGACTCATTGATCGAGACGATACCCGCTGGATTATTATCGTATACGGCCTTGAATGAACTGGCTGAGACTCTGCAAAATCGTATTCATGTCAGCGAGCGCCTGCGGTCTTATGTTTTGGATCTGGTGCTGGCTGCCTGGCAACCGCAAAAATTCGGCATCGGATTGGGCGGCGACGCCGAGGGTAGCGGAGAGCTGCTGGACGCCGGGGTCAGCCCGCGTGGAATGAGTTACCTGCTGAGACTTGCGCGCGTGCATGCGTGGCTGAATGCACGGGATCAAGTCGTACCGGAAGACATACAAACGCTGTTTGCACCGGCTATCGCTCATCGTTTATTTCTGAAGCCGATGTTCGAGTATCGTCGCAACGAAATAATTCCGGAACTGATCAGCGGGCTGCTGCGGGGTATCTCCGCGCCATGAAAGATAAGGAATTTCACTATTGCATTCCCTGGCGCACCGCCAATGCGCAACCGGGCGCTCATCCCGGCAGGCAAAGCGGCAGCGGTTTTTTATTCCTGCGTCATGTTGCGTTTATCGACCACCCCGACCCGCGCCGATTGGATCTGCGCGCGACGCTGCTCGATCCGCAGCAGGACTATCGGGTGCGCGTCTATCAGCAGCGTTCAAACATCAATATCTTCGTCATCGTCGACTTATCCGCATCCATGAATCATCGCGCTGAAACATCAAAAATGCAGATGGTTGCAGACTTTATCGACAGTCTGGCATTGGCCGTACATCGCGCCGGAGATACGCTGGGCATCATCGGTTACGGAGATAAATCAGAACCCGTGCTATTTGTATCCTCGACCAGACAAGCCGGCATCCTGCACGCCGCCGCGGCAAAACTGCGGAAATATCAGCCTTCCGGAGCCCATGCATTGGGCTTGCTGCAAGCAGCGAGTTTGTTGCCGAGCCATCGCTGCCTGGTTTTTTTGCTGTCCGACTGCCATTATTCCATCGTCATCATCAAGCAGGTCATGACTTCGTTATCTCGCCATGACGTGATCCCTGTGGTGATCTGGGGTAACGAAGAACGCATGCCGCAGGCAACAGGGATTGCCAACATGCGTGATATGGAAAACGGCCGGGAACGCTTGCTCTGGCTGCGTCCGGCGCTACGATCGCGCCTGCGCGCCTCCCTGGACGACCGGCGCAGGCTGTTAACCCGCGCTGTCAGCCCGTTCGGCAGAGTGCCGCTGTTTCTGGATGGCGAATTCTCCGCTGATGCGGTCACGCGCTATTTTTACGCCGGCCGATGATCACGCGATTGTTGCTTTCATGCCTGTGCCTGCTGCCGGCGCAGTTCGCCTCGGCGCAAACCGTGGTTAAATCCATCAGCATGGAAACGCCGCGCGCATACGGCTATGTAATCGGCGATGTCGTGCGGATACAGGCTGATATCGATATTGAAAAGAACTACCGGTTGGATGGCTCCGCGCTGCCCAAGTCCGGACTTATCAAGCGCTGGCTGAGTTTGCGGCAGATTCGCACGAAAGTGGAGGAAGGATCAAGCGTTGATCGTTATCGGATCGAACTGGACTATCAGATATTTTATGCGCCGCTGACAGTCAGGAATCTGACGATACCGGCGCTGGATGTGACGTTTAGCGGAGCAGCCGGTAATGAAGCGCACGCAACGCTCCCCGCGTGGGATTTCAGTATCTCTCCACTGCATGAACACGACATAACCGGCGCAAGCGGGTTGCCGGAGCCAAGGACGGATGCCGAACCTGGTCCGGCGCAAACCGCGACAGACTGGTTGCTGTTCTGGCTAGGCGCCGTAACGGCGCTAATTGCAATGGGCTACCTTGCCTATATCAGGATCGTCCTGATTTTCTGGATGAGCGGTAAGCACTTTGCCGATGCCGGTAAAGCCCTGCGCCGTATGGAAGCGTCGCCCATGTCCGATCCGCAAATGCGCGCGGCGTTCGTTTGCGTGCATCAAGCGTTCAATATCAGCAACCAGGGGCCGTTGTTTGTCGAAGGGCTGGACGAGTTTTTTACTCGCAACATGAGGTTTCTGCCGTTGCGTCAAGACATAGTAGCCTTTTATCAAGCGTCCTATAGTCTGTTTTTCGGCGACGACGCTCAACGGGCGGCAACTTTCCCGTTAGGGCGGATGCTCAAACTATGCCGGGACTGCCTGCGCATCGAACGGGAACGGCGATGAGCTTCGGCGTCGATAATTCCTCGTTGATCTGGGCCGGGCTGCTTGCGCTGCTGCCGCTGATTCGTTCGCCGTTCCAGAACGTTGCTTATCCCTGGAACGCGCTGTTGCCGCAAGACCGGCTATCTGTCTGGCTGGGTCGCAGCGTTCGTTGCGCCGGTATGATCGCCATTCTGGCGCTGGTTTTCGGCATCGCCGGTTTGCATATGAAAGAAACCAGCGTGGAGCGTATCGGCAAAGGCGCCCGTATCGTATTGCTGCTGGATCGCAGCCGCAGCATGGACGACAGTTTCGCCGGGCGCACGCCATCCGGCGCGGAAGCGGCGAAATCGGCGGTCGCGGAACGCGTCTTATCGGATTTTATAGCCGAGCGCAAACACGACTTATTCGGTGTCGCGGCTTTCAGCACGTCGCCGTTATTCGTGCTGCCGCTGACCGAAAACCGTGAAGCGGTTCTGGCTGCTGTGCGCGCGTCTAAACAACCGGGGCTGGCGCAAACCAATGTCAGTAAAGGATTGGCCATGGCGCTGTCCTATTTCGGTGCTGATGGCCGCGAATTATCCGGTGCCAACATTATTACGCTGGTATCCGATGGCGCGGCGGTGGTCGATCCGCAAACCGAAGCTTATCTGCGCAGATGGTTCAAGCAGCATCGCATCCATTTGTACTGGATTTTTTTACGCACAGCCGGGAGTCCCGGCTTGTTCGAAACGCCGCAGAATCCTGATGACGATAATGCCGAGGCGCGGCCGGAACGCTACCTTCATATGTTCTTTAATGGCTTGGGCGTACCTTATCAGGCTTATGAGGCAGAGAGCCCCGATGCGGTAACGCGCGCGATGGCCGAAATCGACCGTGTGGAAAACCAGACCCTGCGCTATTTCGAACGCATGCCGCGCAAGGACATGCAGTCGCCTTGCTACGCTCTGGCTACCCTGGCGCTCGGTTTTCTCTTCTTCGCAAAATGGATGGAGGTTAGAACATGCAGCAACGTATAAAACCGGCTTTAGTTGCAGCCCTGCTCGCTTTTGCCTTGCTCGCCATGCTGACCGGAGCCATGAATTTACGTTCGTACAGGCTGGAGCGTGACATGATTGCAAGCCTGCTTTCCGGGCATGATCTTAAACTCGAAGAACGGGCGCGAGCAACGTTGCCTGTGCAAATGGCGCGCGCGCTTTTTCTGTCCAGACACGAGCGTATTGATGAAGCCAGGGATCTACTGAATTATCTGAGCGAACGCGGCGACAGCGCGTCCCGTACCAGCGTCTTTTACAACCTCGGCAACCTGCTGTTGCGTCAAGCGCTCGCCAGGCTGGAAGCCGACGAAATCGATCAGGCCATACCGTTGATCGCACTGTCAAAAGATGCTTACCGGCGTGCGCTGGAGCTCGATCCCGGACATTGGGACAGCAAATATAATCTCGAAGTGGCCATGCGCATTTCCCCTGAAATTGAACGTGTCGATAATAATCAGAAGGACGATCAGGAAGAGGGCAATCCTAAAAAGCTTTGGACCACTCTGCCGGGATTTCCTCGAGGACAGCCGTGAATTGGCGCATACGGGTGAAATCGCCCGGCGTGATCTGTGCGGGAACTGCGCTGTTGCTGGCGGTGTTGGCGGTATTGCCATTACATTATCCGTTGCAGCACAAAACCTTCAACTACATCGCGATTATCGACATTACGCGTAGCATGAATGTCGAAGATTATCGCATCGACAACCGGCGCATCAGCCGTCTCGAGTACGTTAAATCCGGTTTGCGGCTTGCCCTGAAAACGCTGCCCTGCGGTTCCAGGTTCGGTTTGGGCGTTTTTACCGAACGGCGCGCTTTTGAGCTGTTCGAGCCGATCGAGGTCTGCACGGGGTTTGGCGAGATAGACGCCTCGATTGCGCAGCTTGACTGGCGCATGGCCTGGGAAGCGGACAGCCGTATCGCCGATGGCCTTTATAACACGCTGGAACAGGTACAGGGCCGTAAGGCCAATCTGTTATTCATCACCGATGGACACGAAGCGCCTCCGGTGAACCCACGTTATCGCAAACTCCTGGGCCCGTTTCAAGGCAAGGTTAAAGGCATCATCGTTGGCGCCGGCGCTTTAGTTCCGTCTCCCATTCCGAAATTCGATGCGAATGGCGAGCCGGCCGGCTTTTATAGCGCGGATGATGTTCCGCATCGCACTACTTTCGGCTTGCCGGAAACGGCGCCCGACCAAATCGAGGGTTACCACGCGCGCAATGCGCCATTCGGCAATGTGCCGGACCGTGGCGCGGAACATCTTTCCTCGCTGAAAGAAGACTATCTGCGCCAACTGGGCAAAGAATCGGGTCTGCGCTATTTGCGTCTGGAAGCTCCTGATCAGTTTGTTAAAGCACTGATGCAGACGGATATGGCGCTGTTGGCGCACTCGGACGTCGATATCCGCTGGATACCGGCCAGCCTGGCTTTGCTGGCGCTGTTGCCGCTTTATCTGTTAGCGCCATTGTCAGCCGGCCGGCATCGGCACCGGCAATATATCGAACGTCTCGGTTATTTTCTTCAAATCAAAAACAGGAGCAAAAAAGTATGAAGGTTCTTATTACCCTGGCAGCGATATTATTTTCCCACTTGGGTTGGGCGCATGGCCCGACTCCGCAGAAAGCGTTTGAAAGCGTGGAAATCAATCAGCCGGTGGACAAGGTCTGGAACGCGGTGAAAAACTTCGGAGAAGTTGCCAAATGGAATCCGGCGTTGAGCAAAAGCGAAAGCGAAGGCGGCAATAAGCAGGGTGAAAAAAGAACGCTGACTTTCAGCAATGGGCAACAGCTGGTCGAGGAGTTGGATGCCTACGACGATCAGGCGCATGAGTATAATTACCGTCTTGCCAGGGATAATGTCAAGGCGCTTCCTGTCAGCTCCTATTCAGCCGTCGTCAAAGTTAGTCCATCCGGCCAGGGCAGCAAAATAGAATGGAAAAGCCGTCTTTACCGCGGGGATACCGGAAATTTTCCGTCTGACGAATTAAACGACGAAGCGGCGCTTAAAGCCATGCAGGCCTTCTTCAGAAGCGGTCTCGATCAGCTGAAAAAATCGCTGGAAAGCGGAGGTTAGGCGATGAACCGCATCCTTAGCCGTTTAATGACAGGCCTCGCCATCATCTGCGCCAGTTCGCCAGCCGTTTCCGATACCGTCTTTGTGACCCTGGAAAAGGATGATGCGCTGGCCATCCTTGATGGGGAGAGCAGCACTCTCAGGAACACGATAAAACTCGGCAAACGCCCGCGCGGCGTCGCCGTGGACAAGGACGGCAAACGACTTTACGTCGCAGTAAGCGGCGATAACGCCATCCGGATTATCGATACCGGCACGCTGCAGGAAACCGACCGGCTTGCGGTCGACAAAGATCCGAAAACCTTCGTATTGGATCCGCAAGGGGAGTTTCTTTATGCCAGCAACGACGACGATAATCAGCTTAGCGTGATCGATATTGCCCGGCATACGGTGGTGAAACGAATACCGGTAGGCGCCGAACCGGAAGGCGTGTCGGTCAGTCCTGATGGGCGCTGGATCGTCTGTACCAGCGAAAGCGGCAATATGGCGCACTGGATCGATCGCTCAACTATGGAAGTAAGCGCCAATACTCCGGTTGCAGCGCGTCCGCGCTACTCTCGCTTCACTGACGACGGCA of Candidatus Methylospira mobilis contains these proteins:
- the moxJ gene encoding methanol oxidation system protein MoxJ, translated to MYGILKAGAISLLVFAAGAETAHAKQEAEPLKVCSAENELPYSNKDGSGFENKLAALIAEELGRPVENVWWTDARYFVRDLLDKKQCDVVIGVDQGDPRMLTSAPYYRSGYVFVYQADKAGAFQDWNSPALKTARRIAFIPDTPPDVMLKKIGRWNDMFNYMHSLVDYKSRRNQYVKYDPERLVGEVVSGKAEVAALWGPAAARYVKSAGKPLAMTVIPDNNTRMDGEKVPHHYSTAIGVRKDEKALLEQIDQALIKRSQDIEALLKQEGIPLLPINEAPLK
- the moxG gene encoding cytochrome c(L), periplasmic codes for the protein MNKKPLVIAALTLAIAVPALETWAEVTFRNAVTGEVLDFSFAKAGGDSEAFKKFKETGKNPYNGNKEIAEGKGHSLYLSACSGCHGHEAEGKIGPGLADDYWTYPRATMDVGLFEILFGGAQGSMGPQYGNLNTDEMLQVMAWLRSVYKGDPAKADWLK
- a CDS encoding methanol dehydrogenase [cytochrome c] subunit, whose translation is MNNIHTLKLAVAVIASALTFSAQAYDGTNCKAPGNCWEAKPGYPEKVASSKYDPKHDPAELNKQQESIKAMEARNQKRVDNLNKTGKFVYKVEDIK
- a CDS encoding AAA family ATPase; translated protein: MISDSRLADFRATALAFENHIRQVIIGQDGAIRLMTIAVFARGHVLLEGGVGVGKTTLLRAVARAVGGAYERIEGTVDLMPSDLIYYTYLDEKGKPGVSPGPLLKYGEGLSTFFFNEINRARPQVHSLLLRVMAERSMTAFNREFVFPHLQVFADRNRVEKEETFELPAAARDRFMMEIRIEAPTDRVLLDRLMVEPRFHHIDSLIETIPAGLLSYTALNELAETLQNRIHVSERLRSYVLDLVLAAWQPQKFGIGLGGDAEGSGELLDAGVSPRGMSYLLRLARVHAWLNARDQVVPEDIQTLFAPAIAHRLFLKPMFEYRRNEIIPELISGLLRGISAP
- a CDS encoding DUF58 domain-containing protein — encoded protein: MKDKEFHYCIPWRTANAQPGAHPGRQSGSGFLFLRHVAFIDHPDPRRLDLRATLLDPQQDYRVRVYQQRSNINIFVIVDLSASMNHRAETSKMQMVADFIDSLALAVHRAGDTLGIIGYGDKSEPVLFVSSTRQAGILHAAAAKLRKYQPSGAHALGLLQAASLLPSHRCLVFLLSDCHYSIVIIKQVMTSLSRHDVIPVVIWGNEERMPQATGIANMRDMENGRERLLWLRPALRSRLRASLDDRRRLLTRAVSPFGRVPLFLDGEFSADAVTRYFYAGR
- a CDS encoding vWA domain-containing protein, which encodes MPGLPAHRTGTAMSFGVDNSSLIWAGLLALLPLIRSPFQNVAYPWNALLPQDRLSVWLGRSVRCAGMIAILALVFGIAGLHMKETSVERIGKGARIVLLLDRSRSMDDSFAGRTPSGAEAAKSAVAERVLSDFIAERKHDLFGVAAFSTSPLFVLPLTENREAVLAAVRASKQPGLAQTNVSKGLAMALSYFGADGRELSGANIITLVSDGAAVVDPQTEAYLRRWFKQHRIHLYWIFLRTAGSPGLFETPQNPDDDNAEARPERYLHMFFNGLGVPYQAYEAESPDAVTRAMAEIDRVENQTLRYFERMPRKDMQSPCYALATLALGFLFFAKWMEVRTCSNV
- a CDS encoding MxaK protein, translated to MQQRIKPALVAALLAFALLAMLTGAMNLRSYRLERDMIASLLSGHDLKLEERARATLPVQMARALFLSRHERIDEARDLLNYLSERGDSASRTSVFYNLGNLLLRQALARLEADEIDQAIPLIALSKDAYRRALELDPGHWDSKYNLEVAMRISPEIERVDNNQKDDQEEGNPKKLWTTLPGFPRGQP
- a CDS encoding VWA domain-containing protein; this encodes MNWRIRVKSPGVICAGTALLLAVLAVLPLHYPLQHKTFNYIAIIDITRSMNVEDYRIDNRRISRLEYVKSGLRLALKTLPCGSRFGLGVFTERRAFELFEPIEVCTGFGEIDASIAQLDWRMAWEADSRIADGLYNTLEQVQGRKANLLFITDGHEAPPVNPRYRKLLGPFQGKVKGIIVGAGALVPSPIPKFDANGEPAGFYSADDVPHRTTFGLPETAPDQIEGYHARNAPFGNVPDRGAEHLSSLKEDYLRQLGKESGLRYLRLEAPDQFVKALMQTDMALLAHSDVDIRWIPASLALLALLPLYLLAPLSAGRHRHRQYIERLGYFLQIKNRSKKV
- a CDS encoding SRPBCC family protein; its protein translation is MKVLITLAAILFSHLGWAHGPTPQKAFESVEINQPVDKVWNAVKNFGEVAKWNPALSKSESEGGNKQGEKRTLTFSNGQQLVEELDAYDDQAHEYNYRLARDNVKALPVSSYSAVVKVSPSGQGSKIEWKSRLYRGDTGNFPSDELNDEAALKAMQAFFRSGLDQLKKSLESGG
- a CDS encoding PQQ-dependent catabolism-associated beta-propeller protein — protein: MNRILSRLMTGLAIICASSPAVSDTVFVTLEKDDALAILDGESSTLRNTIKLGKRPRGVAVDKDGKRLYVAVSGDNAIRIIDTGTLQETDRLAVDKDPKTFVLDPQGEFLYASNDDDNQLSVIDIARHTVVKRIPVGAEPEGVSVSPDGRWIVCTSESGNMAHWIDRSTMEVSANTPVAARPRYSRFTDDGRQLWVSSENAAALAIIDVASKQPLKTLIFEIEGVSKEVVKPVGIRIDRSRHYAYIALGRANRVAVVDAQKLEVVAYLPAGQRVWNIEFSPDQKRLYSANGISNDVTVFDLERREVLRTIPAGLSPWGVAVKED